A region from the Leptotrichia trevisanii DSM 22070 genome encodes:
- a CDS encoding hemagglutinin repeat-containing protein gives LGLTVGQELTQEQINNLNEDIVWYVTKNVNGVEVLAPQVYLSSKTRESISDDTRNRVGGINGTYVKTKDFVNDGTKWGNGGVTYVEANTVRNETTNNLLSEISGDRTFINSVGNIENIGGRINGEEAVALISEKGNVINNTTKRNVGYNNGEYDRTHHEEVASIGGITSKGTTFIKADKYISTGGILKTDHIALDVNKIDERALTLSGEDKFGSGESNYSRYSETTNLGAGIMANSAEGRVGDINLKGSSFIAEDTTGLTVTGNVRAESAVNSYDTESRQSSKGFMSSKSSYKNSHAEENSASNLMLGKNAVIAGNVEGIGSNIVLGENTFVGGKVTTDSRELHNSYYEKNRSKGFTGGISHGTISAGYGKSQNTYDAKSTVNAKSNLQLGDGTVLNNGAEITATNFEYGNISINNGEVKYGARIDTQDVRTTSKSSNFGVSIGINSPAFYRAKQAANAVSQTRGGDIAGGLMTAANAVTGTVSGMRNDITTRDGLRAATMEDIKAGNFKTNNDFYLSGNANVGISRSRSESNAHTENAAVTTLKPLKPDSSITYNNVKNITYQGTKAEGGTFIYNNVENITKEAVELHNRYSSNSSSTGVNFGVSAGADLRPKANGISGSVSTSRSNQNTNETIYHNGSFQNVNEVHNNTQNMIVNGFNQEGGKVTGNINHMEVISRQNTSTTTGSSRGVSVGFGSKGINSVNVSGSRTNGSRAFVDNQSTFIVGEGSDLHIGTLDNIAGIIGKEGNSKLTVDKYTGHDLQNKDEMTINGASIGVSIGNNSSRLSNIGISSENRDKQGITRNTVIGDVEIGQASGDPINRDRAKANEITKDTHSKTNVNVESQTLDYLANPEKFKQDLDIAILEGQITADGAIKKIENIVNGRKNSDIGDPEIRKFEDIKDYYLRAKTVPDIDLLVKADLSDKEVQEQLGIGGKFNPDDPNLPQKVKDRIADARKNQGKEIPYFYDKVTGKIYINENADVNTVKAGIAREWAIREQLEAGNGKENNEGKPKATVAGEIAYNEVMKRTKGQDNSGVFSGLDYGQLDENSEITADFTWKHLEKGGKALIRIGTKYFSGDKKGAEAEFNQLKKDTTRVLKRDYDDYKAGGDRRKKVVAESTQAIVTGVKHFLPKPTKSNKSSGRGKGKGNGKTSTPPKKKTDGPTLGDRLRKAGEGGLDIVTGGLTGAGGVALIGASEGVDYVTIGGSVVPSLPVKIAGGTAVVVGGNKAFHGLMKIGDAIFGNKEQVNGPSLNPLRDTVGALTKHPELYDTFEFFTEIGVASIAPITVGGVPKTSTKNSNSNSTISGKSNSQNHNWNLNGKSGDYLDKTTRKVKVTPNITETIKNSNINASKSTNWGLGNLNSKNIMDTTVGSYLNNLNSKVNNNKSYDPTPKLDYNKPLDNSLYKGVKNSEGNYTLGRGNEWSLPKTKTPYVELGNKGQGLVSVPSYNAVTNDYSRNYDIFYRSISEKHYKRLLKNGNLPPSGETSIAENARYSERYAGINLEFKLKPGTDKQFEKIGVRNNEGEKLIKKYPNMKESFPGWKKYGYIQFKQEGNQITRNLGDGKGLDIFNQNIKEINFRKEIIKNGKK, from the coding sequence CTTGGGCTTACAGTAGGGCAGGAACTGACTCAGGAACAGATAAATAACTTGAATGAGGATATTGTCTGGTATGTAACAAAAAATGTAAATGGAGTTGAAGTCCTTGCTCCACAAGTTTATCTAAGCAGCAAGACTAGGGAAAGCATAAGCGATGACACTAGAAACCGGGTTGGCGGAATAAACGGAACTTATGTCAAGACCAAGGACTTTGTAAATGACGGTACAAAATGGGGTAATGGCGGAGTTACCTATGTTGAAGCGAATACTGTAAGAAATGAGACGACTAACAATCTGCTTTCAGAAATTTCAGGAGACAGAACATTTATAAATTCTGTTGGAAATATTGAAAATATTGGCGGAAGAATTAACGGTGAAGAGGCTGTTGCACTAATTTCTGAAAAGGGAAATGTAATTAACAATACCACTAAAAGAAATGTGGGATATAACAATGGGGAGTATGATAGAACACACCATGAAGAAGTAGCCTCAATTGGTGGAATTACTTCAAAAGGTACAACATTTATCAAAGCTGATAAATATATATCAACTGGAGGAATACTAAAAACAGATCATATTGCACTGGATGTAAACAAAATTGATGAAAGAGCATTGACATTATCAGGAGAAGACAAATTTGGAAGCGGAGAAAGCAATTATTCAAGATATTCTGAAACAACTAACCTCGGAGCTGGAATTATGGCAAACTCAGCAGAAGGAAGAGTTGGGGACATTAATTTAAAAGGCTCATCATTCATAGCAGAAGATACAACGGGGCTTACAGTAACCGGAAATGTCAGAGCGGAATCAGCAGTGAACAGCTATGACACGGAATCAAGACAGAGCAGCAAAGGCTTTATGTCATCCAAAAGCAGTTACAAAAATTCTCATGCGGAAGAAAACTCGGCAAGCAATCTGATGCTTGGAAAGAATGCAGTAATTGCAGGAAATGTTGAGGGCATAGGAAGCAACATTGTTCTTGGAGAAAATACTTTTGTAGGCGGAAAAGTTACAACTGACTCAAGGGAACTGCACAACAGCTACTATGAAAAGAACAGGAGCAAAGGATTTACTGGCGGAATAAGCCACGGCACAATCTCAGCTGGATATGGAAAATCACAAAATACATATGACGCTAAAAGCACTGTAAATGCAAAATCCAATTTACAATTAGGAGATGGAACAGTCCTAAATAACGGTGCAGAAATAACTGCAACAAACTTTGAATACGGAAATATCTCAATAAATAACGGAGAAGTAAAATACGGAGCAAGAATAGATACACAAGATGTAAGAACTACTAGCAAAAGTAGTAATTTTGGTGTGTCAATCGGAATAAACAGTCCGGCATTTTACAGAGCAAAACAAGCAGCAAATGCGGTAAGCCAAACTAGAGGTGGAGATATTGCCGGTGGACTTATGACAGCAGCTAATGCTGTTACCGGAACAGTTTCTGGAATGAGGAATGATATTACTACTAGAGATGGTTTAAGAGCTGCAACGATGGAAGACATAAAAGCCGGAAACTTTAAAACAAATAATGATTTTTATTTATCCGGAAATGCAAATGTAGGAATTAGTAGATCAAGAAGTGAAAGTAATGCACATACTGAAAATGCTGCCGTTACGACATTAAAACCATTAAAACCTGATTCGAGCATAACTTACAATAATGTAAAAAATATTACATATCAGGGAACAAAAGCTGAAGGTGGAACATTTATTTACAATAACGTAGAAAATATTACAAAAGAAGCTGTAGAATTACATAATAGATACAGTTCAAACTCCAGCAGTACCGGAGTTAATTTTGGTGTGTCTGCAGGAGCAGATTTAAGACCTAAAGCAAACGGAATAAGTGGAAGTGTTTCAACAAGTAGAAGTAATCAAAATACAAATGAAACTATTTATCATAATGGAAGCTTTCAAAATGTAAACGAAGTGCATAATAATACTCAAAATATGATAGTAAACGGCTTTAATCAAGAAGGCGGAAAAGTTACAGGAAATATTAATCATATGGAAGTTATTTCAAGACAAAATACTAGTACAACTACCGGAAGTAGTAGAGGTGTAAGTGTAGGATTTGGTTCTAAAGGAATAAATTCAGTTAATGTTAGTGGAAGTCGAACAAATGGAAGTAGAGCCTTTGTAGATAATCAAAGTACATTTATCGTAGGAGAAGGAAGCGATTTACACATTGGAACATTAGATAATATAGCTGGAATTATTGGAAAAGAAGGAAATTCTAAATTAACGGTTGATAAATATACTGGACACGATTTGCAAAATAAAGATGAAATGACTATAAATGGTGCTTCGATAGGAGTTTCTATTGGAAATAATTCATCAAGACTATCAAATATTGGAATAAGTTCTGAAAATAGAGATAAACAAGGAATCACAAGAAATACTGTAATTGGAGATGTTGAAATAGGACAAGCTTCGGGAGATCCGATAAATAGAGATAGAGCAAAAGCAAATGAAATAACAAAAGATACTCATAGCAAAACTAATGTCAATGTAGAAAGTCAAACACTCGATTATTTAGCTAATCCGGAAAAATTCAAGCAAGATTTGGATATAGCAATACTTGAAGGACAAATAACAGCTGACGGAGCTATCAAAAAAATAGAAAATATTGTAAATGGTAGAAAAAATAGTGATATTGGAGATCCTGAAATACGAAAATTTGAGGATATAAAAGATTATTATTTAAGAGCCAAAACAGTTCCTGATATTGATTTATTAGTAAAAGCGGATTTAAGTGATAAAGAAGTTCAGGAACAATTAGGAATAGGTGGCAAATTTAATCCGGATGACCCTAATTTACCTCAAAAAGTAAAAGACAGAATAGCAGACGCAAGAAAAAACCAAGGTAAAGAAATCCCTTATTTTTATGATAAAGTAACAGGGAAAATCTATATAAACGAAAACGCTGATGTGAATACAGTAAAAGCAGGAATTGCAAGGGAATGGGCTATTAGAGAACAACTTGAAGCAGGAAACGGAAAGGAAAATAACGAAGGTAAGCCAAAAGCAACAGTAGCAGGAGAAATAGCCTATAACGAAGTAATGAAAAGGACTAAAGGTCAAGACAATAGTGGTGTATTTAGTGGTCTTGATTATGGACAGTTGGATGAGAATAGTGAGATTACTGCTGATTTTACTTGGAAACATTTAGAAAAAGGTGGAAAAGCTCTTATAAGAATAGGAACTAAATATTTTTCTGGAGACAAAAAAGGGGCAGAAGCTGAATTTAACCAGTTAAAAAAAGATACAACAAGAGTTTTAAAGAGAGATTATGATGACTATAAGGCGGGAGGAGATCGTAGAAAAAAAGTTGTAGCAGAATCAACACAAGCTATTGTAACAGGAGTTAAACATTTTTTACCCAAACCAACAAAATCTAATAAATCATCGGGTAGAGGTAAGGGGAAAGGAAATGGTAAAACTTCTACTCCTCCTAAGAAAAAAACAGATGGGCCAACTTTAGGAGATAGGTTAAGAAAAGCGGGAGAAGGAGGACTAGATATAGTAACAGGTGGTCTTACTGGTGCTGGAGGTGTGGCTTTAATAGGTGCTTCAGAAGGAGTGGATTATGTTACAATTGGAGGCTCAGTTGTACCTTCTTTACCTGTAAAAATTGCTGGTGGAACTGCAGTTGTTGTTGGAGGAAATAAAGCATTTCACGGACTTATGAAAATTGGAGATGCTATATTTGGAAATAAAGAGCAAGTAAACGGACCATCGTTGAATCCTTTAAGAGATACAGTAGGAGCACTTACAAAACACCCTGAACTTTATGATACTTTTGAATTTTTTACGGAAATAGGAGTTGCTTCTATAGCACCTATTACAGTGGGAGGAGTTCCCAAAACCTCTACTAAAAACTCAAATAGTAATTCAACTATATCAGGAAAAAGTAATTCTCAAAATCATAATTGGAACCTAAATGGTAAAAGTGGAGACTATTTAGACAAAACAACAAGAAAAGTAAAAGTTACTCCAAATATCACAGAAACAATAAAAAATTCAAATATAAATGCTTCTAAAAGTACAAACTGGGGATTAGGTAATCTTAATTCTAAAAATATAATGGATACCACAGTTGGAAGTTATTTAAACAATTTGAACAGTAAAGTAAATAATAATAAATCTTATGACCCAACACCAAAACTTGATTACAATAAACCTTTAGATAATTCATTATATAAAGGGGTAAAAAATTCTGAGGGTAATTATACATTAGGTAGAGGTAATGAGTGGAGTTTACCTAAAACTAAAACACCATATGTAGAATTAGGAAACAAAGGGCAAGGATTAGTTTCTGTTCCAAGTTATAATGCTGTAACGAATGATTATAGCAGAAATTATGATATATTTTATCGTTCAATTTCTGAAAAACATTATAAACGTTTATTAAAAAATGGAAATTTACCACCAAGTGGCGAAACTAGCATTGCAGAAAATGCACGATATAGTGAACGGTATGCTGGAATAAATTTAGAATTCAAATTAAAACCTGGAACAGATAAACAATTTGAAAAAATAGGTGTAAGGAATAATGAAGGTGAAAAATTAATAAAAAAATATCCTAATATGAAGGAATCTTTTCCTGGATGGAAAAAATATGGATATATACAATTTAAACAGG